One Microplitis mediator isolate UGA2020A chromosome 3, iyMicMedi2.1, whole genome shotgun sequence DNA segment encodes these proteins:
- the LOC130664538 gene encoding splicing factor 3B subunit 1 isoform X1, with the protein MASIPRTHEDIEAQIREIQSKKKEIQNAVSEKEQVGLGETGFYDQDIYDGSNNKFDGYVTSIAANDEIDDEDYEPSTFSSNKRPGYTAPAALLNDIAQSEKEYDPFADRRRPTIADREDEYRQKRRRMIISPERVDPFADGGKTPDIGSRGYTEIMKEQMIRGEESEIRKKIIEKSKDGTLKSNGEPKPAPKKRGRWDQTDDTPVAKKPTGTAATPTSWDNADVTPAAIRWDETPGHGKGGETPGATPGVSTRMWETTPSHATPGAVTPGRETPSHDKVISSRRNRWDETPKTERETPGHNSGWAETPRTDRVAGDLIQETPTPSASKRRSRWDETPSNQTPGSMTPQTPATPLTTPHQTTIMTPSAVTPTGPKAMGMTTPTPGQLMSMTPEQLQAYRWEREIDERNRPLSDDELDSLFPPGYKILQPPAGYVPIRTPARKLTATPTPMAGTPQGFFIQTEDKSAKFVDNQPKGNLPFMKPEDAQYFDKLLVDVDEESLSPDEQKERKIMKLLLKIKNGTPPMRKAALRQITDKAREFGAGPLFNQILPLLMSPTLEDQERHLLVKVIDRILYKLDDLVRPYVHKILVVIEPLLIDEDYYARVEGREIISNLAKAAGLATMISTMRPDIDNIDEYVRNTTARAFAVVASALGIPSLLPFLKAVCRSKKSWQARHTGIKIVQQIAILMGCAILPHLKSLVEIIEHGLVDEQQKVRTITALAIAALAEAATPYGIESFDSVLKPLWKGIRTHRGKGLAAFLKAIGYLIPLMDAEYANYYTREVMLILIREFQSPDEEMKKIVLKVVKQCCGTDGVEAQYIKDEILPHFFKHFWNHRMALDRRNYRQLVDTTVEIANKVGASEIINRVVDDLKDENEQYRKMVMETIEKIMGNLGAADVDSRLEEQLIDGILYAFQEQTTEDVVMLNGFGTIVNTLGKRVKAYLPQICGTILWRLNNKSAKVRQQAADLISRIAVVMKTCQEEKLMGHLGVVLYEYLGEEYPEVLGSILGALKAIVNVIGMTKMTPPIKDLLPRLTPILKNRHEKVQENCIDLVGRIADRGPEYVSAREWMRICFELLELLKAHKKAIRRATVNTFGYIAKAIGPHDVLATLLNNLKVQERQNRVCTTVAIAIVAETCSPFTVLPALMNEYRVPELNVQNGVLKSLSFLFEYIGEMGKDYIYAVSPLLEDALMDRDLVHRQTACAAIKHMALGVYGFGCEDALIHLLNHVWPNVFETSPHLVQAFMDAVDGLRVALGPIKILQYTLQGLFHPARKVRDVYWKIYNSLYIGGQDALVAGYPRILNDPKNQYIRYELDYVL; encoded by the exons ATGGCCTCCATTCCACGTACTCACGAag ATATTGAAGCCCAGATTCGTGAGATCCAGTccaagaaaaaagaaattcaaaatgcAGTGTCTGAGAAAGAGCAAGTTGGACTCGGGGAAACAGGATTTTATGATCAAGATATTTATGACGGATCAAACAACAAATTTGACGGATATGTTACGTCAATTGCTGCCAATGATGAGATTGATGACGAGGATTATGAACCCAGTACATTTAGCTCTAATAAAAGACCTGGTTACACTGCACCAGCTGCTTTACTTAATGATATTGCCCAG agTGAAAAAGAATATGATCCATTTGCTGATCGGAGACGTCCCACAATCGCCGACCGTGAAGATGAATATCGTCAAAAACGTCGCCGTATGATCATATCGCCAGAGCGAGTTGATCCATTTGCTGAcg GTGGTAAAACTCCAGATATTGGATCACGTGGTTACACGGAGATTATGAAAGAGCAGATGATCAGAGGCGAAGAATCtgag atacgtaaaaaaataattgaaaaatctaaaGACGGAACACTAAAATCAAACGGTGAACCTAAACCAGCTCCAAAAAAACGCGGTCGGTGGGATCAAACTGATGATACACCAGTTGCTAAAAAACCTACAGGTACTGCAGCAACACCAACATCTTGGGATAACGCTGAT GTTACGCCAGCAGCGATACGATGGGACGAAACACCAGGACATGGCAAAGGTGGCGAGACACCTGGAGCAACTCCTGGAGTCAGTACAAGAATGTGGGAAACGACTCCGAGCCATGCGACACCTGGAGCAGTGACCCCAGGACGCGAAACTCCGTCGCACGACAAAGTTATTTCTAGTCGTCGTAACCGATGGGACGAGACACCGAAAACGGAGCGCGAAACTCCAGGTCACAATAGCGGATGGGCTGAGACTCCGCGTACCGATCGGGTGGCTGGTGATTTGATTCAAGAAACACCAACACCCTCGGCGTCTAAGCGACGCAGTCGTTGGGACGAGACTCCGTCTAACCAAACCCCGGGTTCAATGACTCCACAAACACCCGCGACACCTTTGACGACTCCGCACCAGACGACAATAATGACTCCCAGTGCAGTAACACCCACTGGACCCAAAGCAATGGGCATGACGACACCTACACCTGGACAACTCATGTCAATGACGCCAGAGCAGCTCCAAGCCTACCGGTGGGAACGTGAGATTGATGAGCGTAATCGTCCGTTGTCTGACGACGAGCTCGACTCATTGTTTCCTCCAGGTTACAAAATTCTCCAACCACCCGCAGGTTACGTTCCCATTCGTACCCCAGCAAGAAAACTCACTGCGACTCCTACGCCAATGGCGGGAACCCCTCAGGGATTTTTCATTCAAACGGAAGACAAGAGCGCGAAATTCGTTGACAATCAACCCAAAGGCAACTTGCCGTTCATGAAACCCGAGGATGCTCAGTACTTTGATAAACTTCTCGTTGACGTCGACGAGGAGTCGCTGAGTCCCGACGAGCAAAAGGAACGCAAAATAATGAAGCtcctgttgaaaataaaaaatggaactCCGCCAATGAGAAAAGCCGCCCTGAGACAGATCACCGACAAAGCGCGGGAGTTTGGAGCCGGGCCTCTTTTCAATCAAATCCTCCCGCTGTTGATGTCGCCGACACTCGAAGACCAAGAGCGGCATCTTCTCGTCAAAGTAATCGACCGAATTCTCTACAAACTTGACGATCTGGTGCGTCCGTACGTCCACAAAATTCTAGTCGTCATCGAGCCTCTGCTAATTGACGAAGATTACTATGCGCGTGTCGAAGGTCGTGagataatttcaaatttagcGAAAGCCGCGGGTCTGGCCACGATGATCTCAACAATGAGACCTGATATTGATAACATCGACGAGTACGTAAGAAATACAACAGCTCGTGCATTCGCCGTCGTTGCTTCAGCTCTGGGAATCCCCTCGCTGCTCCCGTTTTTGAAAGCCGTATGCCGGAGTAAAAAGTCATGGCAAGCAAGACACACGGGAATTAAAATCGTCCAGCAGATTGCTATTCTAATGGGCTGCGCTATCCTCCCGCACTTGAAAAGTCTCGTCGAAATTATCGAGCACGGGTTGGTGGACGAGCAGCAGAAAGTGAGAACCATCACCGCGTTGGCTATCGCTGCGCTCGCCGAAGCAGCGACTCCCTACGGTATCGAAAGCTTCGACTCTGTGCTGAAACCTCTGTGGAAAGGTATCAGGACACATCGAGGTAAAGGTCTAGCCGCCTTTTTAAAAGCCATCGGTTATTTAATCCCTCTCATGGACGCCGAGTACGCAAATTATTATACGCGTGAGGTGATGCTGATTCTCATCCGTGAGTTCCAGTCCCCGGATGAAGAGATGAAGAAAATTGTACTGAAGGTAGTGAAGCAGTGCTGTGGTACCGATGGTGTTGAAGCTCAGTACATTAAAGACGAGATACTGCCTCACTTTTTCAAACACTTCTGGAACCACAGAATGGCGCTGGATCGCAGAAATTACCGTCAGCTTGTTGACACCACCGTGGAAATTGCCAACAAAGTTGGAGCATCCGAGATAATAAATCGTGTTGTTGATGATCTTAAGGATGAAAATGAACAGTATCGTAAAATGGTGATGGAGACCATAGAGAAAATAATGGGAAATCTTGGTGCCGCTGATGTTGATTCACGTCTTGAAGAGCAATTGATTGATGGAATTCTATATGCATTCCAAGAGCAGACTACTGAAGATGTTGTCATGTTAAATGGATTTGGTACCATTGTTAATACCCTTGGCAAACGTGTCAAAGCTTATTTACCCCAAATTTGTGGTACGATATTGTGGCgattgaataataaatcagCTAAAGTAAGACAGCAAGCCGCTGATTTGATATCGCGTATCGCGGTTGTAATGAAAACGTGTCaagaggaaaaattaatgGGTCACTTGGGTGTCGTACTTTATGAATATCTGGGTGAAGAGTACCCAGAAGTTTTGGGTAGTATTCTAGGTGCACTTAAAGCCATTGTAAATGTTATTGGTATGACCAAAATGACACCGCCGATAAAAGATTTGCTGCCGCGTTTGACGCCAATTCTCAAGAATCGTCATGAGAAAGTACAAGAAAATTGCATTGATTTGGTTGGTAGGATAGCTGACCGTGGTCCGGAGTATGTGTCAGCACGTGAGTGGATGCGCATCTGCTTTGAGCTGCTCGAGCTTTTGAAGGCTCACAAAAAGGCTATTCGTCGTGCGACTGTCAACACATTTGGTTACATTGCGAAAGCAATTGGTCCCCATGATGTCCTGGCGACTTTGCTGAATAACCTGAAGGTTCAGGAACGACAGAACCGAGTCTGCACGACGGTGGCCATCGCCATTGTCGCGGAAACCTGCAGTCCTTTCACGGTACTGCCGGCTCTGATGAATGAGTACCGGGTTCCTGAACTGAATGTACAGAATGGAGTTCTAAAGTCATTGTCATTTTTGTTTGAATACATTGGAGAGATGGGCAAGGATTATATTTACGCGGTGAGTCCGCTGCTGGAAGACGCGCTGATGGACCGGGATCTGGTTCATCGGCAGACAGCCTGTGCTGCTATCAAACACATGGCGCTTGGAGTCTATGGATTCGGGTGCGAAGATGCGTTGATCCATTTGCTGAATCACGTCTGGCCAAATGTCTTTGAGACCTCGCCGCATCTTGTCCAAGCATTCATGGACGCAGTTGATGGCCTCCGTGTTGCTCTGGGACCTATAAAAATTCTCCAGTACACTCTTCAAGGTCTGTTCCATCCTGCGAGAAAAGTCAGAGATGTCTACTGGAAAATTTACAACTCCCTTTACATCGGAGGACAGGACGCTCTGGTCGCGGGCTACCCGCGAATTTTGAATGACCcaaaaaatcaatatattCGTTACGAGCTTGACTACGTTTTGTAA
- the LOC130665855 gene encoding protein pelota has translation MKLVARNIERDGGGSVCLIPENPEDMWHAYNLIAEGDCICGSTIRKVQTESSTGSTNSTRVRTTLTIKIENIDFDTQACVLRLKGRNIVENQYVKMGQYHTLDIEQNRKFTLKKIKWDSIALERIDMACDPTQNADVAAVVMQEGIAHVCLITSNMTIVRAKIDQVIPRKRKGMVSQHEKGLNRFYENVVQAILRHVNFDIVKCVIIASPGFVKDQFMEYMIQQAIKTDNKVLLDNKSKFILVHASSGFKHSLKEVLADPAVVARMADTKAAGEVKALEQFYAILQNDPARAFYGKKHVQVAAAAQAVETLLISDKLFRCQDVATRKEYVELVESVRDANGDVKIFSSMHVSGEQLDQLTGVAAILRFPMPELEDESNDSDSSDD, from the exons atgaAGCTGGTGGCAAGAAACATTGAGAGAGATGGTGGCGG AAGCGTTTGTCTCATTCCCGAAAATCCTGAGGACATGTGGCACGCGTACAATCTCATAGCAGAAGGAGACTGCATCTGCGGGTCCACAATCCGCAAAGTTCAAACCGAAAGTTCTACAGGAAGTACCAACAGCACCAGAGTCCGCACCACACTGACAATTaagatagaaaatatagacttCGATACCCAGGCATGTGTTCTAAGACTGAAGGGACGTAACATCGTCGAGAATCAATACGTCAAG ATGGGTCAGTACCATACCCTAGACATTGAACAGAACCGGAAATTTaccctgaaaaaaataaaatgggaCTCGATAGCATTGGAGAGAATAGACATGGCGTGCGATCCGACTCAAAATGCCGACGTAGCTGCGGTAGTTATGCAGGAAGGAATAGCGCACGTGTGTCTGATAACTTCAAACATGACAATAGTCCGTGCCAAGATCGATCAAGTCATCCCGCGAAAGCGCAAGGGCATGGTGTCGCAGCACGAGAAAGGACTGAATCGGTTTTACGAGAACGTCGTCCAGGCGATTCTGCGTCATGTTAATTTTGATATCGTCAAGTGTGTGATCATCGCCAGCCCGGGGTTCGTCAAGGATCAGTTCATGGAGTACATGATCCAGCAGGCGATCAAGACTGACAACAAAGTCCTGCTGGACAACAAGAGCAAGTTTATTCTGGTCCACGCGAGCTCGGGATTCAAGCACTCGCTGAAAGAAGTCCTGGCTGATCCTGCAGTGGTCGCCAGAATGGCCGACACCAAAGCTGCAGGTGAAGTGAAAGCTCTGGAACAGTTTTACGCTATTCTGCAAAATGATCCCGCGAGAGCTTTCTATGGGAAGAAACACGTCCAGGTGGCTGCTGCTGCTCAAGCTGTTGAAACTCTGCTTATTTCTGATAAATTATTCAG GTGCCAAGATGTTGCGACGAGAAAAGAATATGTCGAATTAGTTGAAAGTGTGAGGGATGCCAATGGAGATGTCAAGATATTTTCAAGTATGCACGTGTCTGGAGAac AACTTGATCAACTTACGGGTGTAGCAGCAATTTTAAGATTTCCAATGCCAGAGTTGGAAGACGAGAGTAATGACAGTGATTCTTCAGATGATtaa
- the LOC130664538 gene encoding splicing factor 3B subunit 1 isoform X2, which translates to MKEQMIRGEESEIRKKIIEKSKDGTLKSNGEPKPAPKKRGRWDQTDDTPVAKKPTGTAATPTSWDNADVTPAAIRWDETPGHGKGGETPGATPGVSTRMWETTPSHATPGAVTPGRETPSHDKVISSRRNRWDETPKTERETPGHNSGWAETPRTDRVAGDLIQETPTPSASKRRSRWDETPSNQTPGSMTPQTPATPLTTPHQTTIMTPSAVTPTGPKAMGMTTPTPGQLMSMTPEQLQAYRWEREIDERNRPLSDDELDSLFPPGYKILQPPAGYVPIRTPARKLTATPTPMAGTPQGFFIQTEDKSAKFVDNQPKGNLPFMKPEDAQYFDKLLVDVDEESLSPDEQKERKIMKLLLKIKNGTPPMRKAALRQITDKAREFGAGPLFNQILPLLMSPTLEDQERHLLVKVIDRILYKLDDLVRPYVHKILVVIEPLLIDEDYYARVEGREIISNLAKAAGLATMISTMRPDIDNIDEYVRNTTARAFAVVASALGIPSLLPFLKAVCRSKKSWQARHTGIKIVQQIAILMGCAILPHLKSLVEIIEHGLVDEQQKVRTITALAIAALAEAATPYGIESFDSVLKPLWKGIRTHRGKGLAAFLKAIGYLIPLMDAEYANYYTREVMLILIREFQSPDEEMKKIVLKVVKQCCGTDGVEAQYIKDEILPHFFKHFWNHRMALDRRNYRQLVDTTVEIANKVGASEIINRVVDDLKDENEQYRKMVMETIEKIMGNLGAADVDSRLEEQLIDGILYAFQEQTTEDVVMLNGFGTIVNTLGKRVKAYLPQICGTILWRLNNKSAKVRQQAADLISRIAVVMKTCQEEKLMGHLGVVLYEYLGEEYPEVLGSILGALKAIVNVIGMTKMTPPIKDLLPRLTPILKNRHEKVQENCIDLVGRIADRGPEYVSAREWMRICFELLELLKAHKKAIRRATVNTFGYIAKAIGPHDVLATLLNNLKVQERQNRVCTTVAIAIVAETCSPFTVLPALMNEYRVPELNVQNGVLKSLSFLFEYIGEMGKDYIYAVSPLLEDALMDRDLVHRQTACAAIKHMALGVYGFGCEDALIHLLNHVWPNVFETSPHLVQAFMDAVDGLRVALGPIKILQYTLQGLFHPARKVRDVYWKIYNSLYIGGQDALVAGYPRILNDPKNQYIRYELDYVL; encoded by the exons ATGAAAGAGCAGATGATCAGAGGCGAAGAATCtgag atacgtaaaaaaataattgaaaaatctaaaGACGGAACACTAAAATCAAACGGTGAACCTAAACCAGCTCCAAAAAAACGCGGTCGGTGGGATCAAACTGATGATACACCAGTTGCTAAAAAACCTACAGGTACTGCAGCAACACCAACATCTTGGGATAACGCTGAT GTTACGCCAGCAGCGATACGATGGGACGAAACACCAGGACATGGCAAAGGTGGCGAGACACCTGGAGCAACTCCTGGAGTCAGTACAAGAATGTGGGAAACGACTCCGAGCCATGCGACACCTGGAGCAGTGACCCCAGGACGCGAAACTCCGTCGCACGACAAAGTTATTTCTAGTCGTCGTAACCGATGGGACGAGACACCGAAAACGGAGCGCGAAACTCCAGGTCACAATAGCGGATGGGCTGAGACTCCGCGTACCGATCGGGTGGCTGGTGATTTGATTCAAGAAACACCAACACCCTCGGCGTCTAAGCGACGCAGTCGTTGGGACGAGACTCCGTCTAACCAAACCCCGGGTTCAATGACTCCACAAACACCCGCGACACCTTTGACGACTCCGCACCAGACGACAATAATGACTCCCAGTGCAGTAACACCCACTGGACCCAAAGCAATGGGCATGACGACACCTACACCTGGACAACTCATGTCAATGACGCCAGAGCAGCTCCAAGCCTACCGGTGGGAACGTGAGATTGATGAGCGTAATCGTCCGTTGTCTGACGACGAGCTCGACTCATTGTTTCCTCCAGGTTACAAAATTCTCCAACCACCCGCAGGTTACGTTCCCATTCGTACCCCAGCAAGAAAACTCACTGCGACTCCTACGCCAATGGCGGGAACCCCTCAGGGATTTTTCATTCAAACGGAAGACAAGAGCGCGAAATTCGTTGACAATCAACCCAAAGGCAACTTGCCGTTCATGAAACCCGAGGATGCTCAGTACTTTGATAAACTTCTCGTTGACGTCGACGAGGAGTCGCTGAGTCCCGACGAGCAAAAGGAACGCAAAATAATGAAGCtcctgttgaaaataaaaaatggaactCCGCCAATGAGAAAAGCCGCCCTGAGACAGATCACCGACAAAGCGCGGGAGTTTGGAGCCGGGCCTCTTTTCAATCAAATCCTCCCGCTGTTGATGTCGCCGACACTCGAAGACCAAGAGCGGCATCTTCTCGTCAAAGTAATCGACCGAATTCTCTACAAACTTGACGATCTGGTGCGTCCGTACGTCCACAAAATTCTAGTCGTCATCGAGCCTCTGCTAATTGACGAAGATTACTATGCGCGTGTCGAAGGTCGTGagataatttcaaatttagcGAAAGCCGCGGGTCTGGCCACGATGATCTCAACAATGAGACCTGATATTGATAACATCGACGAGTACGTAAGAAATACAACAGCTCGTGCATTCGCCGTCGTTGCTTCAGCTCTGGGAATCCCCTCGCTGCTCCCGTTTTTGAAAGCCGTATGCCGGAGTAAAAAGTCATGGCAAGCAAGACACACGGGAATTAAAATCGTCCAGCAGATTGCTATTCTAATGGGCTGCGCTATCCTCCCGCACTTGAAAAGTCTCGTCGAAATTATCGAGCACGGGTTGGTGGACGAGCAGCAGAAAGTGAGAACCATCACCGCGTTGGCTATCGCTGCGCTCGCCGAAGCAGCGACTCCCTACGGTATCGAAAGCTTCGACTCTGTGCTGAAACCTCTGTGGAAAGGTATCAGGACACATCGAGGTAAAGGTCTAGCCGCCTTTTTAAAAGCCATCGGTTATTTAATCCCTCTCATGGACGCCGAGTACGCAAATTATTATACGCGTGAGGTGATGCTGATTCTCATCCGTGAGTTCCAGTCCCCGGATGAAGAGATGAAGAAAATTGTACTGAAGGTAGTGAAGCAGTGCTGTGGTACCGATGGTGTTGAAGCTCAGTACATTAAAGACGAGATACTGCCTCACTTTTTCAAACACTTCTGGAACCACAGAATGGCGCTGGATCGCAGAAATTACCGTCAGCTTGTTGACACCACCGTGGAAATTGCCAACAAAGTTGGAGCATCCGAGATAATAAATCGTGTTGTTGATGATCTTAAGGATGAAAATGAACAGTATCGTAAAATGGTGATGGAGACCATAGAGAAAATAATGGGAAATCTTGGTGCCGCTGATGTTGATTCACGTCTTGAAGAGCAATTGATTGATGGAATTCTATATGCATTCCAAGAGCAGACTACTGAAGATGTTGTCATGTTAAATGGATTTGGTACCATTGTTAATACCCTTGGCAAACGTGTCAAAGCTTATTTACCCCAAATTTGTGGTACGATATTGTGGCgattgaataataaatcagCTAAAGTAAGACAGCAAGCCGCTGATTTGATATCGCGTATCGCGGTTGTAATGAAAACGTGTCaagaggaaaaattaatgGGTCACTTGGGTGTCGTACTTTATGAATATCTGGGTGAAGAGTACCCAGAAGTTTTGGGTAGTATTCTAGGTGCACTTAAAGCCATTGTAAATGTTATTGGTATGACCAAAATGACACCGCCGATAAAAGATTTGCTGCCGCGTTTGACGCCAATTCTCAAGAATCGTCATGAGAAAGTACAAGAAAATTGCATTGATTTGGTTGGTAGGATAGCTGACCGTGGTCCGGAGTATGTGTCAGCACGTGAGTGGATGCGCATCTGCTTTGAGCTGCTCGAGCTTTTGAAGGCTCACAAAAAGGCTATTCGTCGTGCGACTGTCAACACATTTGGTTACATTGCGAAAGCAATTGGTCCCCATGATGTCCTGGCGACTTTGCTGAATAACCTGAAGGTTCAGGAACGACAGAACCGAGTCTGCACGACGGTGGCCATCGCCATTGTCGCGGAAACCTGCAGTCCTTTCACGGTACTGCCGGCTCTGATGAATGAGTACCGGGTTCCTGAACTGAATGTACAGAATGGAGTTCTAAAGTCATTGTCATTTTTGTTTGAATACATTGGAGAGATGGGCAAGGATTATATTTACGCGGTGAGTCCGCTGCTGGAAGACGCGCTGATGGACCGGGATCTGGTTCATCGGCAGACAGCCTGTGCTGCTATCAAACACATGGCGCTTGGAGTCTATGGATTCGGGTGCGAAGATGCGTTGATCCATTTGCTGAATCACGTCTGGCCAAATGTCTTTGAGACCTCGCCGCATCTTGTCCAAGCATTCATGGACGCAGTTGATGGCCTCCGTGTTGCTCTGGGACCTATAAAAATTCTCCAGTACACTCTTCAAGGTCTGTTCCATCCTGCGAGAAAAGTCAGAGATGTCTACTGGAAAATTTACAACTCCCTTTACATCGGAGGACAGGACGCTCTGGTCGCGGGCTACCCGCGAATTTTGAATGACCcaaaaaatcaatatattCGTTACGAGCTTGACTACGTTTTGTAA
- the LOC130664939 gene encoding kinetochore protein Nuf2-like — MDFSPESVHSLLTELEFPVSMEDLKNPTESFMIKFITEFFQRFHIDVATLTQPAFDQVDVLKVTGEQNASHIVCLLNLSEVIGIIGDKIFVKDFTVTDITSPGSKRTRKILKFLANFTLYAQNASARLQEETDKVFAEAERIENIKKKTEEIKERMNKRAAEMASMIAQTEAMDKRVNEIRSRMKKRQGNIDKVCQHNAKLQSKTSKLEEIVKNKYIDVKKLESTVEQLKTKIVADPNQDQLRLQELEKEREDKEEKRIASEEAIQQKKPMIQHFEKLLLFIAQLHSKLPDTFKFQKRLMEESKRFEVLDRQLQELKEAISVEEKLFHENDEALLQEEIKKYEAEHESNLVKLRNTQTKLINKKKSLEEKIADMKTQQLEFLSELDKVKIKIAESENKVTEFLKQSQLLCNEDIKDFVKERLDYVAQLEALVHQTDPESPV; from the exons atggATTTTTCACCAGAGTCCGTTCATTCTCTTCTAACAGAACTAGAGTTCCCGGTTTCCATGGAAGATCTTAAAAATCCAACAGAATCATTcatgattaaatttatcacCGAATTTTTTCAACGTTTTCACATCGACGTTGCAACTCTAACTCAg cCGGCATTTGATCAAGTTGACGTTTTGAAAGTAACCGGGGAACAAAACGCGTCACATATCGTCtgtctattaaatttatcagaagTAATTGGAATAATTGGTGACAAAATATTTGTGAAAGATTTTACAGTAACCGACATTACATCACCGGGATCCAAGCGCACCCGTAAGATACTAAAATTCCTCGCCAACTTTACTCTGTACGCGCAAAATGCTTCTGCTAGATTGCAAGAGGAGACAGACAAAGTATTCGCAGAAGCTGAGCGAATTGAAAATATCAAGAAGAAAACTGAAGAGATTAAGGAGAGAATGAACAAACGCGCTGCTGAGATGGCGAGTATGATCGCCCAGACAGAAGCTATGGACAAAAGGGTCAATGAAATTCGCAGCAGGATGAAGAAGAGACAGGGAAATATTGATAAAGTTTGTCAGCACAACGCAAAGTTGCAGAGTAAAACCAGTAAACTTGAagaaatagttaaaaataaatacatcgATGTGAAAAAATTAGAGTCTACTGTCGAGCAATTGAAGACCAAAATAGTTGCTGACCCAAATCAAGACCAGTTGAGACTTCAGGAGCTGGAGAAGGAACGTGAGGATAAGGAAGAAAAGAGGATAGCGAGTGAGGAAGCGATTCAGCAAAAGAAACCGATGATTCaacattttgaaaaacttttactGTTCATTGCTCAGTTGCACAGCAAACTTCCTGATACATTCAAATTTCAGAAACGTctgat GGAAGAATCAAAACGCTTTGAAGTTTTGGATCGTCAGCTACAGGAATTAAAGGAAGCAATCAGCGTTGAAGAGAAATTATTCCATGAAAATGATGAAGCATTACTGCAagaagagataaaaaaatatgaagctGAGCACGAAAGCAATCTCGTGAAGCTGCGCAACACCCAGACGAAATTgataaacaaaaagaaaagtCTGGAAGAAAAAATAGCGGACATGAAAACTCAGCAGTTGGAATTTTTGTCTGAGCTGGACAAAGTTAAGATAAAAATTGCTGAAAGTGAGAATAAGGTTACAGAATTTTTGAAACAGTCTCAGCTTTTGTGCAACGAAGACATCAAAGACTTCGTCAAGGAACGTCTGGATTATGTTGCCCAATTAGAAGCTCTGGTGCATCAGACAGATCCAGAATCTCCAGTCTAA